CGTATTCGCCCGAAAGGACTATAAGGTTGGCGATTTTGTGAAGGTAAGGGTAACCCAAGCCTCATCGGCCACGCTTAAGGGCGAGCCTGTAGAGTAGCGCCCAACGACCCAACATCATAAAAGCCCATCAGCCCTGCTGGTGGGCTCTTTTTTTCGCTACTGCCGATAGCCGATCAAGGGTAACCGCTGGTGCTGCGTGGATAGCTGTTCCGGTCGTGAGGATAACTCTTATCCTTGCATGGATAACTGTTTCCGACGCGAGGATAACTCTTATCCTTCCGTGGATAACTGTTTCCGACGCGAGGATAACTCTTATCCTTCCGTGGATAACTGTTTCCGACACGTGGATAACTCTTATCCTTCCGTAGATAACTGTTTCCGACACGAAGATAACTCTTATCCTTCCGTGGATAACTGTTTCCGACACGAAGATAACTCTTATCCTTCCGTGGATAACTGTTTCCGACGCGTGGATAACTCTTATCCTTGCATGGATAACTGTTCCGGTCATGAGAATAAAAAACTGCTTATGGAGCGGTGCCTACCCTAACCGCTGATAATCTCCTCGAAGGGGGCCTGCATGGCAGAGGAGCGCGATCAAAGAAGGAAAATAAGAAAGGGCTGACACCCAGCCCGCGTCGTAGGAGCGAAACCTCTACCAAGCGGCCGATACTGCTCCACCCCTACGGCGCTGGGATGCGGCAGCATTCGCTACTTGGTAGAGCCTTCGCCCCTAGCGGAGAGGCTTACTTAAAGAGCAGACGGTTTTTTGCGTCTAGGCAAAGCGCAGCAGCGCCAAGAACGGCGATATCCGGCGTATCGGTTTGCACCACCTTAAGCCTATCGGCAGCCTCGCGGTAGAAGAACGTGCGAATCTGCTTCCACATCGTATTCTCGAAGAAGGGGAATGCCCTCGAAAGCGCCCCCCCGATAACAATCAGGTCAGGGTCCACCGAGTACATGATGGTTTTAATCAGGTTGCCCACATCGTACCCAAACTGCTCGAAGATGGCCAGCGCAATCTTGTCTTCGTCGGCGGCACGATCGAGGAAGGTTTCGGCCTTAATGCCGTACTTCTCCTCGAAGTAGCCCTCCGAGCAGTAGTACTCGTAGTCGTGCTCCTTGTAGGGGATAAGCCCAAACTCGCCGGCCACGCAGTTGTTGCCCGAGTAGAGATGCCCGTTGAACACGGTACCAGCGCCAACCCCAGTGCCGATGGTGAGGCCCACCATGTTGTCGTATGGCAGCCCCTTGCCGAAGTACTTTTCGCCTACAGCAAAGCAGTTGGCGTTGTTGTTCACGTACACGGGCTTCCCGAAGTGCTGCTCGAGAATGGCCTTGAGGTGCACCTTCCGCCACGACGGAATGTTGATCACCTTGTACACAATCCCCTGCTTTACGTCCACCACGCTGGGCACGCCAACGCCGATGCTGCTAACCTCGGGGGTCATCACCACCTCGATGGTGGAGATCAGGTCGCGCAGGATCACATCCTCCACCTCGCGGTTGTTTATCTTGCGGGTCTCCTGCTGCTCGATGAGCTCCCCCTTCACGCGACCAACCTGAATGTAGCGGCCGCTCATGTTTACACCTACAAAGGTGCTATCTGCATTATCGCCTGTGAATATCATAGTTCAACTGTGTTCGTTGTTATAATCGACAATTTACCGAAAGCTGGTTCCGCGAACAAAGAGTTCGGTTGGAACAATAACCGTATTTCCCGAAAGCGGCTCGCCATCGCTGATGAGCACCTCCTCTACCTTAGCCACCAGCTCGTCGGCCATACGGTTGGCGTCAACCTCGATGGTGGAGATGGCCGGGGTGATGTACTTGTTGTACTCGAACGAGCCAAAGGCCACCACCGGAATGTCGTTGGGTACCGAGATGTTGAGCTCCCTCAGCTTGTATATCAGGTGAAGCGCGTTCTGCGGACGGGCAACGATCATGGCGTCGGGAGGCTCAGGCAGCGAGAGGAAGTAGTCGATGGCATGCTCCACCGAGCTGTCGTCGAG
This window of the uncultured Acetobacteroides sp. genome carries:
- a CDS encoding ROK family protein; translation: MIFTGDNADSTFVGVNMSGRYIQVGRVKGELIEQQETRKINNREVEDVILRDLISTIEVVMTPEVSSIGVGVPSVVDVKQGIVYKVINIPSWRKVHLKAILEQHFGKPVYVNNNANCFAVGEKYFGKGLPYDNMVGLTIGTGVGAGTVFNGHLYSGNNCVAGEFGLIPYKEHDYEYYCSEGYFEEKYGIKAETFLDRAADEDKIALAIFEQFGYDVGNLIKTIMYSVDPDLIVIGGALSRAFPFFENTMWKQIRTFFYREAADRLKVVQTDTPDIAVLGAAALCLDAKNRLLFK